In Legionella lytica, one genomic interval encodes:
- a CDS encoding FAD-binding oxidoreductase, whose translation MRSKKILLSNFSHAMFSQSLCARPENEHELLEYSVQHPDQPLLPRGAGLSYNDSCFNTDGFIVDTQRFNHLISFDANSGVVVCQGGLPIKDLFLVHPDFIPPVIPGTIYATVAGGIAHDVHGKNNPHAGSFGHHILWMDLLLGTKQIRCSPEEHQELFHATIAGLGLTGTIMRAAIRLQKKSRLLQIKREQFSALGPLTQAMIGYGREHDYQVAWLDLLRTTPRSVLSLADHCVSTQPFPKHKELTVPKLPFSCIKKWNMKLFNSLFYKQQKATETLELLQFNNPLDKLNHWNRLYGPKGLMQFQAVFAPEQAAKILEQLIQLIRIYKATPTLAVLKLFAQSGHGLLSFCQPGFTLAVDFIHNNSAINAVNAMNQLISECNGRVYLAKDQLLNAEQYQKMYEHQNAFSSVLKHYGCTAQSDMARRLGIIK comes from the coding sequence ATGCGCAGTAAAAAAATCCTACTGTCCAATTTTAGCCATGCAATGTTCAGCCAATCTTTATGTGCGCGCCCTGAAAATGAACATGAGCTGCTTGAATACAGCGTCCAACATCCAGACCAACCGCTACTCCCCCGTGGAGCAGGATTAAGCTATAACGACAGTTGCTTCAATACAGATGGCTTTATTGTTGACACGCAACGTTTCAATCACTTAATCAGTTTTGACGCGAACTCGGGCGTTGTGGTCTGCCAAGGGGGCTTGCCTATTAAAGATTTGTTTTTAGTGCATCCAGATTTTATTCCGCCAGTCATCCCAGGAACAATTTATGCAACGGTAGCTGGTGGCATCGCTCATGATGTTCACGGAAAAAATAATCCTCATGCAGGCAGTTTCGGCCATCATATTCTTTGGATGGACTTACTTCTAGGAACAAAACAAATACGCTGTAGTCCTGAGGAACATCAGGAGCTGTTCCATGCCACAATTGCAGGTCTTGGGCTAACTGGAACTATTATGCGTGCGGCCATCCGACTACAAAAAAAATCGCGATTGCTGCAAATCAAACGCGAACAATTTAGCGCTTTAGGTCCCCTAACTCAGGCTATGATAGGTTATGGACGTGAACATGACTATCAAGTTGCTTGGCTGGATTTGTTGCGTACAACACCGCGTTCCGTCCTCTCGTTGGCGGATCATTGTGTTTCTACTCAACCATTCCCAAAACATAAAGAACTTACAGTACCCAAGCTGCCCTTTAGCTGCATTAAAAAATGGAACATGAAATTATTTAATTCTCTGTTCTATAAACAACAAAAAGCAACAGAGACTCTTGAACTCCTACAATTTAATAATCCACTCGATAAATTAAATCATTGGAATCGGCTCTACGGCCCAAAAGGACTTATGCAATTTCAAGCAGTATTTGCTCCGGAACAAGCAGCAAAAATATTAGAACAGTTAATACAATTAATAAGAATCTACAAAGCGACACCAACACTTGCTGTACTTAAACTATTCGCCCAATCAGGCCATGGCTTACTTTCGTTTTGCCAACCCGGTTTCACGCTTGCTGTTGATTTTATCCATAATAACAGCGCCATAAATGCTGTAAACGCCATGAATCAATTAATTAGCGAGTGTAATGGACGAGTATATTTAGCAAAAGATCAACTGCTCAATGCGGAGCAGTATCAAAAAATGTATGAACATCAAAATGCGTTTTCTTCTGTATTAAAACATTATGGCTGCACTGCCCAGTCAGATATGGCGCGACGCTTAGGAATAATAAAATGA